Genomic window (Terriglobia bacterium):
GGGATTTTAACCCGGTACGAAAGGCGATCGACGACTTCGAACAGTACAACCATTTGGCGGAGTTGGCGAGGCTCGCAAGAAAGACGGCAGAACTCGCGGTGCTGCTGGGGAACGACTATGTGATTGCTCCCGACATTTTGCTTGTACGCCAGCCCGAGCCTGACAAAATCATCAATGCAAAGCGGATAATTGTAGACGAGGATGTTGCATTACTGGCGAGCATTCGAAAGCATAACAATACACTTCCCATCCTCCATGCCAGTATCTCCTGTAAGTGGACGCTGAGAAGCGACCGTGCGCAGAACGCACGGTCAGAGGCCCTGAACCTGATCCGGAACAGGAAGGGGAGATCTCCACATATTGCGGTCGTTACTGGGGAGCCGCTCCCGAGCCGGTTGGCTTCTTTGGCGCTCGGAACCGGTGATC
Coding sequences:
- a CDS encoding NgoMIV family type II restriction endonuclease yields the protein MTAHGIPSNADRDSITSTKIARGIFERIESKGKPSDRLAGQISGSKFEQVTRSFIEKTFEALGALRPGTWDFNPVRKAIDDFEQYNHLAELARLARKTAELAVLLGNDYVIAPDILLVRQPEPDKIINAKRIIVDEDVALLASIRKHNNTLPILHASISCKWTLRSDRAQNARSEALNLIRNRKGRSPHIAVVTGEPLPSRLASLALGTGDLDCVYHFALPELIASVGKLHLEDPDRLVKTMVEGKRLKDIADLPLDLAV